From a region of the Teredinibacter turnerae genome:
- the pflB gene encoding formate C-acetyltransferase: MNIKAEISEKASEVANGPVCDPWAGFVAGSWQDSVDVRDFLQCNYTPFDGDDSFLAGPTHRTETLWKEVLELLKAEQAAGGPLDFDADTPATVTSHKPGYINLALEKIVGLQTDAPLKRAIVPFGGIRMVQTSCETYGKELNPAVLEVFSKYRKTHNQGVFDAYTPEILRCRKAGVITGLPDAYGRGRIIGDYRRVALYGVDFLIKAKKAEKAETESWDMVEDTIRLREELSDQIAALQDIKAMAASYGSDISNPAKTAREAIQWTYFAYLAAVKSQNGAAMSIGRVSSFLDIYIERDMRNGLLTEAEAQELIDDLVIKLRLVRFLRTPEYDELFSGDPTWVTESIAGMGCDGRSLVTKNSFRVLQTLYNLGPAPEPNLTVLWSNKLPKGFKDFCAKVSIDTSSIQYESDDLMRDRFGDDYGIACCVSAMPIGKQMQFFGARANLAKTLLYAINGGVDEKIGLQVGPAADVMADDVLEYDKVMARFDTYMAWLARTYVAALNAIHYMHDKYAYETPLMALHDRDVKRTLACGIAGLSIVADSLSAIKYAKVTPVIGEDGLVKDYVTEGDYPKYGNNDDRVDQIACDVVSRFMNHVRANKTYRNAEPTQSVLTITSNVVYGKKTGNTPDGRRTGEPFAPGANPMHGRDTNGALASLLSVAKLPYGDSEDGISYTMSMVPNALGTDDRAKTSNLVGLLDGYFGSAGHHVNVNVLARELLVDAMAHPEKYPQLTIRVSGYAVNFNKLTKEQQQDVISRTFHGSC; encoded by the coding sequence ATGAATATTAAGGCAGAGATCTCCGAGAAAGCATCTGAAGTCGCCAATGGTCCAGTGTGTGACCCTTGGGCGGGCTTCGTTGCTGGCTCATGGCAAGATTCCGTCGATGTGAGAGACTTTCTTCAATGCAACTACACGCCATTCGACGGTGATGACTCTTTTCTCGCCGGGCCAACTCACCGCACAGAAACTCTCTGGAAAGAAGTCTTGGAGCTGCTCAAAGCCGAACAGGCCGCTGGTGGACCACTGGATTTTGATGCAGATACCCCAGCCACTGTGACCTCGCACAAGCCCGGTTATATTAATCTCGCGCTGGAAAAAATTGTCGGCCTGCAAACTGACGCCCCTCTAAAGCGCGCGATCGTGCCTTTCGGCGGGATCCGTATGGTGCAAACCTCCTGTGAAACCTACGGCAAAGAATTAAACCCTGCAGTTCTCGAGGTGTTTAGCAAATATCGCAAAACCCATAACCAGGGGGTGTTCGATGCCTACACGCCTGAAATTCTTCGCTGCCGCAAAGCCGGCGTGATCACTGGCCTTCCCGACGCCTATGGTCGGGGCCGTATTATTGGCGATTACCGACGTGTTGCCTTGTACGGCGTTGATTTTCTCATCAAGGCTAAGAAGGCAGAAAAAGCGGAAACCGAAAGCTGGGATATGGTGGAAGATACCATTCGTCTGCGCGAAGAACTCAGTGACCAGATTGCTGCGCTGCAGGATATCAAAGCCATGGCCGCGAGCTATGGCAGCGACATCAGTAACCCGGCGAAAACCGCACGTGAAGCTATTCAGTGGACGTACTTCGCCTACCTCGCTGCGGTGAAATCGCAAAACGGCGCGGCCATGAGTATTGGGCGCGTGTCCAGCTTTTTAGATATCTACATTGAGCGCGATATGCGCAACGGCCTGCTGACCGAAGCGGAAGCGCAGGAGCTGATCGACGACTTGGTCATCAAGCTTCGCCTGGTGCGTTTTCTGCGCACGCCTGAATACGACGAACTGTTCTCCGGCGACCCCACCTGGGTGACTGAGTCTATTGCCGGGATGGGCTGCGACGGCCGTTCACTCGTTACCAAAAACTCTTTTCGTGTACTGCAAACGCTATACAATCTTGGGCCCGCGCCTGAGCCCAACCTGACGGTATTGTGGTCCAATAAATTACCTAAAGGCTTTAAAGATTTTTGTGCGAAAGTGTCTATCGATACTTCGTCCATCCAATACGAAAGCGATGACCTGATGCGCGATCGCTTCGGCGACGACTACGGGATTGCGTGCTGTGTATCTGCCATGCCCATCGGCAAGCAAATGCAGTTCTTCGGCGCGCGTGCAAACCTTGCCAAAACCTTGCTGTACGCCATCAACGGTGGTGTCGACGAGAAAATCGGCTTGCAGGTCGGCCCAGCAGCAGACGTTATGGCCGATGACGTACTCGAATACGACAAGGTGATGGCGCGCTTCGATACTTACATGGCCTGGCTTGCCAGAACTTATGTTGCAGCGCTGAATGCTATTCACTATATGCACGACAAGTACGCTTACGAAACACCGCTGATGGCGTTGCACGATAGGGATGTCAAGCGCACCCTGGCATGCGGTATTGCCGGGCTTTCTATCGTTGCAGACTCGCTCAGCGCAATTAAATACGCGAAGGTGACCCCAGTCATCGGGGAAGATGGTCTGGTAAAAGACTATGTAACCGAGGGCGATTATCCCAAGTACGGCAACAACGACGATCGCGTCGATCAGATTGCCTGCGATGTGGTTAGCCGCTTTATGAACCATGTGCGCGCGAACAAAACCTATCGCAATGCAGAGCCCACGCAATCGGTGCTGACCATCACTTCCAATGTGGTCTACGGCAAAAAAACCGGTAATACGCCCGATGGCCGCCGCACAGGCGAACCGTTTGCGCCTGGCGCCAACCCTATGCACGGGCGTGACACCAACGGCGCTTTGGCGTCACTGCTGAGTGTTGCCAAACTGCCTTACGGTGACTCTGAGGACGGTATCTCCTACACCATGAGTATGGTGCCCAATGCCTTGGGCACCGACGACCGGGCAAAAACGTCGAACCTTGTCGGTTTACTGGATGGCTATTTCGGCTCCGCTGGCCACCACGTCAACGTCAATGTACTGGCCCGTGAACTCCTGGTAGACGCGATGGCGCACCCCGAGAAATATCCACAGCTCACTATTCGCGTTTCCGGTTATGCGGTGAATTTCAACAAGCTCACCAAAGAGCAGCAACAGGATGTTATCAGCCGCACGTTCCACGGCAGTTGCTAA
- a CDS encoding GspE/PulE family protein: MKSDFLAERALDLRSLLLDLVDEGFVQQEEANMVMGAHRTREQTLMHPLTYLASQELENLRAPGKKMDELTLTEWLAEKAALPLFHIDPMKIPVAKVAEVMSYQFAKRHGLLCVGVTAEIVTIAVSQPFITEWEMQLAQTVRQQIKRVFARPSDLNRYRVEFYSLARSVSGAEDGGGNTRSGAANFEQLLELGRLKDPEANDQHVVNIVDWLLQYAFDQRASDIHLEPRREICRMRFRIDGVLHNIYEFPANVATAIVSRLKILGRMNVAEKRKPQDGRIKTKRPNGMEAELRLSTLPTAFGEKLVMRIFDPDVLFRTFEQLGLMGDDFKRWSSMTGKPHGILLVTGPTGSGKTTTLYSSLRQLATEQVNVSTIEDPIEMVEEAFNQTQVQHNIEFDFAAGIRTLMRQDPDIIMVGEIRDRETAQMAVQAALTGHLVLSTLHTNDAASAITRLLDLGVPSYLLRSTVLGVMAQRLIRTLCPHCKSESTISSGDWENLVRPWKVARPPKVYAPEGCLECRNTGYLGRQGIYEILTLTDSVQQHINDTLDLQAMRQQAMRDGMRTLRLSGAQKIAQGRTTLAEVLRVAPPPESS, translated from the coding sequence ATGAAATCTGACTTTCTTGCCGAACGCGCACTGGACTTGCGTTCACTGCTTTTAGACCTGGTCGACGAAGGCTTCGTTCAACAGGAGGAAGCCAACATGGTCATGGGGGCGCACCGCACCCGAGAGCAAACGCTGATGCATCCGCTCACCTACCTCGCCTCGCAGGAACTGGAAAACTTGCGGGCGCCAGGGAAAAAAATGGATGAGCTCACACTCACCGAGTGGCTCGCGGAAAAAGCAGCGCTGCCGTTATTCCATATCGATCCAATGAAAATACCGGTGGCGAAGGTCGCGGAAGTCATGTCCTACCAGTTTGCCAAGCGCCACGGGCTGTTGTGTGTGGGCGTGACTGCGGAAATTGTGACGATTGCCGTGAGTCAGCCGTTTATTACTGAATGGGAAATGCAGCTCGCGCAAACAGTGCGCCAGCAAATTAAACGGGTTTTTGCTCGCCCCTCCGATCTCAATCGCTACCGCGTGGAGTTTTATTCGCTGGCTCGCTCTGTCAGCGGCGCGGAAGATGGCGGTGGCAATACCCGTTCCGGTGCCGCTAATTTTGAGCAGTTGCTGGAACTTGGCCGCCTGAAAGACCCGGAAGCCAATGATCAGCATGTGGTTAATATCGTGGACTGGCTGCTGCAATATGCTTTCGATCAGCGCGCTAGCGATATCCATCTGGAGCCGCGTCGGGAAATCTGCCGCATGCGTTTTCGTATTGACGGTGTACTGCATAATATTTATGAGTTTCCGGCCAATGTGGCCACCGCGATTGTCAGCCGCTTAAAAATACTGGGGCGGATGAACGTCGCAGAAAAGCGCAAGCCGCAGGATGGGCGTATTAAAACCAAGCGGCCTAACGGGATGGAAGCGGAATTGCGTTTATCTACATTACCCACAGCATTTGGCGAAAAACTGGTAATGCGGATCTTCGATCCAGACGTACTGTTTCGTACATTCGAACAGTTGGGGTTGATGGGCGATGACTTCAAACGCTGGAGCAGTATGACCGGAAAACCCCACGGTATTTTGTTGGTGACTGGCCCCACCGGTTCGGGTAAAACCACGACGCTCTATTCCAGTTTGCGCCAACTGGCTACTGAACAGGTTAATGTTTCCACCATTGAAGATCCGATAGAAATGGTGGAAGAGGCGTTTAACCAGACTCAGGTACAGCACAATATCGAATTCGATTTTGCCGCTGGAATCCGTACCCTGATGCGTCAGGATCCAGACATCATAATGGTGGGCGAAATTCGCGATCGCGAGACCGCGCAAATGGCGGTGCAGGCGGCGCTTACAGGGCACTTAGTGCTGTCCACCTTACACACCAACGATGCGGCTTCGGCGATCACCCGGTTACTGGATCTGGGGGTGCCCAGCTATCTGTTGCGGTCCACTGTGCTGGGTGTGATGGCGCAGCGCTTAATTCGGACGTTGTGCCCGCACTGCAAGAGCGAAAGCACCATTAGCAGCGGCGATTGGGAAAATCTGGTACGGCCCTGGAAAGTCGCGCGCCCACCGAAAGTGTACGCTCCCGAGGGGTGTCTTGAATGCCGCAATACAGGGTACTTGGGGCGCCAGGGTATCTACGAAATTCTGACCTTAACCGACAGCGTGCAGCAACACATCAACGACACCCTCGATCTGCAGGCGATGCGACAACAGGCGATGCGCGATGGTATGCGCACTCTGCGCTTGTCCGGTGCCCAAAAAATTGCCCAGGGCCGCACCACACTCGCTGAAGTGTTGCGTGTTGCCCCGCCGCCAGAGAGCAGCTAG
- a CDS encoding PhzF family phenazine biosynthesis protein — MEFTVYQVDSFSNRPFAGNPAAVLVLERSLDEETMRNIAAEMNLSETAFAVRDGDRFGLRWFTPTTEVALCGHATLATAHVLFNHLDYAADTVYFDTLSGELRTRKTDAGLIEMDFPTATLTPVSATNEIIDAISARPLALMTDGTKLLIELDSARKVCNLNPDMDRLRKLPYMGVCCCALANDYVADPQPDFVSRFFAPASGIPEDPVTGSAHTLLMPHFGKKLGRNTLQARQISARGGDLHLEQKGDRVLIAGTAVTVMKASLYL; from the coding sequence ATGGAATTCACGGTTTATCAGGTGGACTCTTTCAGTAATCGCCCCTTCGCCGGCAATCCTGCTGCGGTGCTGGTGCTGGAGCGTTCTTTGGACGAAGAGACCATGCGCAATATTGCGGCCGAGATGAACCTGTCAGAAACCGCGTTCGCCGTACGTGACGGTGATCGCTTCGGCCTGCGCTGGTTTACGCCCACCACTGAAGTTGCGCTCTGTGGACACGCCACGCTGGCCACCGCACACGTGCTGTTTAACCACTTGGATTACGCCGCGGACACTGTGTATTTCGACACGCTCAGCGGAGAGCTGCGAACCAGAAAAACCGACGCTGGTTTGATCGAGATGGATTTTCCCACAGCGACATTAACCCCTGTGTCCGCCACCAACGAGATTATCGATGCCATTAGCGCGCGCCCACTGGCGCTCATGACTGACGGTACAAAACTCCTGATCGAGCTGGACAGCGCGCGCAAGGTCTGTAACTTAAATCCTGATATGGATAGACTTCGTAAACTGCCGTACATGGGTGTATGCTGTTGCGCCCTGGCCAATGACTATGTCGCCGACCCCCAGCCGGACTTCGTCAGTCGCTTTTTTGCGCCGGCGTCGGGTATTCCGGAAGATCCGGTCACCGGCTCCGCTCATACCCTGTTGATGCCGCATTTTGGTAAAAAACTCGGTAGGAACACTCTACAGGCACGTCAAATCTCCGCCCGCGGTGGGGATCTGCACTTAGAGCAGAAAGGTGACCGGGTGCTGATTGCAGGTACCGCGGTCACGGTTATGAAGGCCAGTCTCTATCTATGA